Proteins encoded by one window of Cheilinus undulatus linkage group 13, ASM1832078v1, whole genome shotgun sequence:
- the fam78ba gene encoding protein FAM78B, with protein MCILARKHLLPPLVLLILLAACTMGCIQSIACKPRIRRENIVVYEVSASIDQCPTIIEENSPIVLRYKTPYFRASAGVVMPPVPRNETWVVGWIQACTQMEFYNTYGDIGMSSWELPELREGRVKAISDSDGVSYPWYGNTTETVTLTGPTSKPSRLTVSMNDNFYPSVTWAVPISNSNTPMLTHITRDQSFITWLVAMNSVTKERIVLQTVRWRMRVDIAVDPDMPLGSRASLMGRPYQEQPHILNYQEPIPPNALGRPNANDAQVLMWRPRRGAPLVVIPPK; from the exons GGGCTGTATTCAGAGCATCGCATGCAAGCCCCGCATCAGACGGGAGAACATAGTGGTGTATGAGGTGTCAGCCTCCATTGACCAGTGTCCCACCATCATCGAGGAGAACTCACCGATTGTGCTCCGCTACAAGACGCCTTACTTCAGGGCCTCAGCGGGGGTTGTGATGCCACCCGTGCCCCGCAACGAGACCTGGGTGGTGGGCTGGATCCAGGCTTGCACTCAGATGGAGTTCTACAACACATATGGGGATATTGGAAT GTCCAGCTGGGAGCTACCAGAGCTTCGAGAGGGTAGGGTCAAGGCTATCAGCGACTCAGACGGCGTCAGCTATCCCTGGTATGGCAACACCACAGAGACAGTCACCCTGACTGGGCCCACATCCAAACCGTCCCGTCTGACAGTCAGCATGAACGACAACTTCTACCCCAGTGTGACCTGGGCAGTGCCCATCAGCAACAGCAACACACCCATGCTCACCCACATCACCCGGGACCAGAGCTTCATCACCTGGCTGGTGGCGATGAACTCCGTCACAAAG GAGCGTATCGTCTTGCAGACGGTGCGGTGGCGGATGCGTGTGGACATCGCCGTGGACCCTGACATGCCTCTAGGATCCCGAGCTTCATTGATGGGTCGACCCTATCAGGAGCAGCCGCACATCCTCAACTACCAGGAGCCCATCCCTCCCAATGCACTTGGGAGGCCCAACGCCAACGATGCCCAAGTGCTCATGTGGAGGCCGAGGAGGGGGGCACCACTTGTGGTCATACCGCCAAAATAA